The following proteins come from a genomic window of Sesamum indicum cultivar Zhongzhi No. 13 linkage group LG10, S_indicum_v1.0, whole genome shotgun sequence:
- the LOC105171825 gene encoding ammonium transporter 1 member 1-like — protein MAASLSCSSEQLASLFGPNTTNAAAAAEYICGQFSTVSNKFVDTAYAVDSTYLLFSAYLVFSMQLGFAMLCAGSVRAKNTMNIMLTNVLDAAAGGLFYYLFGFAFAFGTPSNGFIGRHFFGLKEMPSSSYDYSYFLYQWAFAIAAAGITSGSIAERTQFVAYLIYSSFLTGFVYPVVSHWFWSADGWASAFNTGNLLFGSGVIDFAGSGVVHMVGGIAGLYGALIEGPRIGRFDHSGRAIALRGHSASLVVLGTFLLWFGWYGFNPGSFAKILSPYTSGNYYGQWSAVGRTAVTTTLAGCTAALTTLFGKRILSGHWNVTDVCNGLLGGFAAITAGCSVVEPWAAVICGFVAALVLIGCNKLAEKVKFDDPLEAAQLHGGCGTWGVIFTALFATEKYVNEVYPGKPGRPYGLFMGGGGRLLAAHIIQILVIIGWVTATMGPLFYALHKLNLLRISEDDEMAGMDLTRHGGFAYVYEDDAHKNGLQMRRIEPSASPNTL, from the coding sequence ATGGCTGCTTCTCTCAGCTGCTCCTCTGAGCAGCTGGCGTCGCTCTTCGGCCCCAATACCACCAACGCCGCCGCAGCGGCTGAATATATCTGCGGCCAATTCTCCACTGTGTCGAACAAATTCGTCGACACCGCCTACGCTGTCGACTCCACGTACCTCCTCTTCTCCGCCTACCTCGTTTTCTCTATGCAGCTTGGATTTGCCATGCTCTGTGCCGGCTCTGTTCGAGCCAAGAACACCATGAACATCATGCTTACCAACGTACTAGACGCCGCCGCCGGCGGACTCTTCTACTACCTCTTCGGGTTCGCTTTTGCGTTTGGCACGCCGTCCAATGGGTTCATCGGCCGCCACTTCTTCGGCTTGAAGGAAATGCCCTCCTCCTCCTACGACTACAGTTATTTCCTGTACCAGTGGGCCTTCGCCATAGCCGCCGCCGGGATTACCAGCGGCTCTATAGCTGAGAGAACTCAGTTTGTGGCCTATTTGATTTACTCTTCGTTTCTTACTGGGTTTGTTTACCCCGTTGTTTCGCATTGGTTCTGGTCAGCTGACGGCTGGGCCAGCGCCTTTAACACCGGAAATCTCTTATTCGGATCCGGAGTCATCGACTTTGCTGGGTCGGGGGTTGTCCACATGGTTGGGGGAATTGCGGGTTTGTACGGAGCATTGATTGAAGGACCGAGAATCGGTCGTTTTGACCATTCGGGTCGGGCAATTGCTTTACGCGGTCACAGCGCCTCTCTCGTGGTGTTGGGTACCTTCCTTTTATGGTTCGGATGGTACGGTTTCAATCCCGGGTCCTTTGCCAAAATTCTGTCACCATATACAAGTGGCAACTACTACGGCCAATGGTCCGCCGTCGGTCGCACAGCTGTCACCACCACTTTGGCAGGCTGCACCGCCGCGTTGACGACTTTGTTCGGGAAAAGGATTCTTTCCGGGCACTGGAACGTGACTGATGTATGCAACGGGTTGCTGGGCGGGTTCGCGGCCATCACAGCCGGTTGCTCCGTCGTGGAGCCATGGGCGGCGGTGATATGCGGGTTCGTGGCGGCGCTCGTCTTGATAGGGTGCAACAAACTTGCAGAGAAGGTGAAATTCGACGACCCGTTGGAGGCGGCCCAGTTGCACGGCGGGTGCGGGACTTGGGGAGTGATCTTCACGGCGTTGTTTGCTACCGAGAAGTACGTGAACGAAGTATACCCGGGTAAACCGGGTCGCCCATACGGGTTATTCATGGGTGGTGGCGGAAGGCTTTTGGCTGCCCATATAATCCAGATTTTGGTGATTATCGGGTGGGTGACCGCGACAATGGGTCCTTTATTCTACGCTCTACATAAGCTTAATCTTCTTCGGATCTCGGAGGACGATGAGATGGCGGGTATGGATCTGACCCGACACGGCGGGTTCGCTTATGTATACGAGGATGATGCACACAAAAACGGACTTCAAATGAGGAGAATAGAGCCAAGTGCGAGTCCAAACACGCTTTGA